In the Rhinoderma darwinii isolate aRhiDar2 chromosome 13, aRhiDar2.hap1, whole genome shotgun sequence genome, one interval contains:
- the LOC142665448 gene encoding microtubule-associated serine/threonine-protein kinase 4-like — MARLPLDKTKMEAHLQGIITSYSPDAMLPLPDGVLSFTHRLVVELSRDCLAKHQRGLITETYLEDLQQNIETLLQQAGEKSEHEELSFIKELAEKVLCVIPRLPHSLDCLETPEGRAKEEQNGTTDSTEPNTSHQELPKDLIIETSVLANNDQGKSEPPEIDESASNLIRSLDVGRKPCKSHFETSTLISSGTYGTVHLVHHKDTRRAFAMKKIEKQNLFMAAKFQQAFLERDILMFIESPFIVNMVCSFSSQRHLCMIMEYIGGGDCGTLIKYGGPISVNLARLYFAEMVLALEHLHSYGVVHRDLKPDNLLITPSGHIKVTDFGLSKLGLMRLTTNNYKAQMEDITKEFLDNEVCGTLEYIAPEMLLMEGYGRPIDWWAMGIILHEFLLGSVPFFGSTTKKVFNAVIKDDVTWNFDNKAPPPDAQDLITELLRKNPARRLGTGGAHEVKIHPFMSDINFDCILSQQPEYIPELVSAEDTSNFEPHSEKHHLMASDEEEDTSEDIGYTVFAPFTSSTKRFSKLCTHTTRMTDNNMEDPKLPPEDSPVSDSDMQRQLFSSEADDEKQRHNDSSDLPSSSTVPATLAQKKQGLTFTRTGQKNDREQGERRTRGSIIRRILSSCRRGLSRAARTIGGGCALVSCRRSSRTM, encoded by the exons ATGGCCAGATTACCACTGGACAAGACTAAAATGGAAGCACATCTACAGGGGATTATTACCAGCTACTCCCCTGACGCCATGCTTCCACTACCCGATGGCGTGCTCAGCTTCACTCACCGGCTGGTTGTGGAGCTGTCACGAGACTGCCTCGCTAAACACCAACGAGGCCTAATAACCGAAACATACCTCGAGGATCTACAGCAGAACATAGAGACGTTATTACAACAG GCAGGAGAAAAATCAGAACATGAAGAATTGTCCTTCATCAAAGAACTGGCCGAGAAAGTCCTGTGTGTAATTCCTCGTCTACCTCACTCATTGGACTGCCTG GAAACACCAGAAGGCCGAGCCAAAGAGGAACAAAATGGAACAACTGATTCTACTGAGCCAAATACCAGTCACCAAGAACTACCCAAGGATCTGATTATAG AAACATCTGTGCTGGCAAACAATGATCAAGGAAAATCTGAACCACCTGAGATTGATGAATCTGCCAGT AACTTGATCAGATCACTGGACGTGGGCAGAAAGCCTTGTAAGAGCCACTTTGAGACATCCACACTGATCAGCAGTGGAACTTATGG GACTGTCCACTTAGTCCATCATAAAGACACCCGCCGTGCATTTGCTATGAAAAAGATCGAGAAGCAGAACCTGTTCATGGCAGCCAAATTTCAACAGGCCTTTCTTGAAAGAGACATCTTAATGTTCATAGAGAGTCCATTTATAGTCAACATGGTCTGCTCCTTTTCCAGTCAGCGTCACCTGTGTATGATCATGGAGTATATAGGAG GAGGAGACTGCGGGACCCTAATAAAATATGGGGGTCCTATTTCTGTGAACTTGGCCCGTCTGTATTTTGCAGAGATGGTTCTTGCTCTGGAACACCTGCATAGCTACGGTGTGGTGCACAGAGACCTGAAGCCTGACAA CTTGCTGATAACACCATCAGGTCACATAAAAGTCACCGACTTTGGACTATCAAAACTCGGCCTCATGAGACTGACAACCAACAACTACAAGGCTCAAATGGAGGACATCACCAAAGAGTTCCTTGATAATGAG GTCTGTGGCACCCTTGAATACATCGCTCCAGAAATGCTTCTGATGGAAGGCTATGGGAGGCCCATTGACTGGTGGGCTATGGGAATTATTCTACATGAATTCCTGCTAGGATCTGTTCCATTCTTTGGCAGTACCACAAAGAAGGTGTTCAATGCTGTGATCAAGG ATGACGTCACTTGGAATTTTGACAATAAAGCTCCTCCGCCTGATGCTCAAGATCTCATCACTGAGCTGCTCAGGAAAAATCCTGCACGTAGACTTGGGACAG GAGGAGCACATGAGGTCAAAATTCACCCATTCATGAGTGACATTAATTTTGATTGCATTCTGAGTCAACAACCTGAATATATTCCTGAACTTGTGTCGGCTGAGGACACCAGTAATTTTGAAC CTCACTCTGAGAAACATCATCTCATGGCATCAGATGAAGAGGAAGACACAAGCGAGGATATTGGGTACACAGTATTCGCACCTTTCACATCATCTACGAAAAGGTTTTCTAAA CTGTGTACCCACACAACCAGGATGACTGACAATAACATGGAGGATCCCAAGTTACCTCCAGAGGATTCTCCCGTCAGTGACTCAGACAT GCAGAGACAATTATTTTCTTCTGAAGCTGATGATGAGAAGCAGAGGCACAATGATAGTAGCGACTTACCATCCAGCTCCACAGTGCCAG CTACTCTAGCTCAGAAGAAACAAGGACTGACATTTACCCGGACTGGACAAAAAAATGACAGAGAGCAAGGAGAACGGAGAACGAGAG gTTCTATTATACGCCGGATATTATCATCGTGCCGGCGTGGATTGTCCAGGGCTGCTCGTACCATTGGAGGAGGCTGTGCGCTTGTTAGCTGCCGCCGTTCCTCGAGAACCATGTAG